A single Thunnus thynnus chromosome 6, fThuThy2.1, whole genome shotgun sequence DNA region contains:
- the si:ch211-218o21.4 gene encoding actin-associated protein FAM107A, with the protein MSLNGSFPNDNNQAHVEIQPVSRDRMINSTHPQNNSHRRDNRVRAEASSGQSNPIKASRTHNELHKELLLAHKRGLVLSSRSELQQVLERRKRVQTGREEEGHTRTPLEDELFRRQQKQLQRQNEQEEKTPEEAQLMEFVRVRQNLRKIHSVIQNKAANS; encoded by the exons ATGTCCCTCAATGGTTCATTTCCTAACGACAATAATCAAGCACATGTGGAAATCCAGCCGGTCTCCAGAGACAGGATGATAAACAGCACTCATCCACAGAACAACAGTCACAGAAGAG ATAATAGAGTCAGAGCTGAGGCCTCTTCAGGTCAGTCGAACCCCATCAAGGCTTCCAGGACCCACAATGAGCTTCACAAAGAACTGCTGCTGGCCCACAAACG AGGTCTGGTGCTGAGCAGCAGGTCAGAACTTCAGCAGGtgctggagaggaggaagagggtgCAGACTGGCCGAGAAGAGGAGGGACACACCAGGACTCCTCTGGAGGATGAGCTATTCAGACGTCAGCAGAAACAACTCCAG AGGCAGAATGAACAAGAGGAGAAAACACCAGAGGAAGCTCAGTTGATGGAGTTTGTCAGAGTCCGACAGAACCTGAGAAAGATCCACTCAGTGATCCAGAACAAGGCTGCAAACTCCTGA